The nucleotide sequence CTTCTTGGCAATCTCGATCCACTTCTCAGTCGAGAACGACTTGGGCCTATATAGCTGTTAGTGCATGCTTGGGACAAAACATCCGGGTGTTCGTCAAATATGGCCTTCAAGACATACCTCTCAATGGGGGCACCGACGGCGCGGTCAATGATGAGCTGGGGCAGGACACCAATGGCACGCGAAACACCGAAGAGGACAGTGTAGTAGTTGGCCTCAGTCAGGCCGTAGTACTGCAGGAGAACACCGGAGTGGGCATCGACGTTGGGGAAGGGGTTCTTGGTCTTGCCGTGCTCAGTCAGGACACCAGGAGCAATCTTGTAGACCTGGCTGACAAGCTTGAACATGGGGTCGTTGGGCATTTTCTCTTGAGGTGCAGATTTCACGTTAGTCATCAATAAATACTATCAGACAAGCGTCAAAGTCAGACTTACCCTGGGCGAAGACACGCTGGGCGGTGTAGCGGGGGTCGGTCTTGCGGAGGACGGCGTGGCCGTAACCGGGGACGACACGGCCAGAGTTCAGGGTCGACCAAAGGTAGTCAGTGATGGACTTGTCGCTCAGGTCGTCGCCAACGGACTTCTTCATCTCGGTAAGCCAGTTCAGCACCTCCTGGTTAGCCAGACCGTGCAGAGGACCAGCCAGTCCGTTCATGCCAGCAGCAAGCGAAAGGAAGGGCGAGCTGAGGGCAGAGCCGACAAGGTGGGTGGTGTGGGCGCTGACGTTGCCACCCTCGTGGTCGGTGTGGATGGTCAGGTAGAGACGGAGCAGCTCAACGAAGTCGGAGTTGTTGCCGAAACCGAGCTGGTTGGCGAAGTTGAACGAGTAGTCCTTGTCCTTCTGGACAGGGGCGACCTTGCCACCCTTGAAGACGTTCTGGTAGATGCGGGCAGCGATGGTGGGCAGCTTAGCAATCAAGTCCATAGAGTCCTCAAAGGTGTATCCCCAGTACTCCTTCTTGTTAATACCCTTGGCATAGGCCTTGGCAAAGGAAGAGGTCTGCTCGAGGGCAGTGATGGCCATCGAGAACTGAGCCATGGGGTGCAGGTCGTTGGGGCAGCGGTCGATGAGCTCCTCGACGAACTTGGGAAGGTCGGAACGGGCAGCCCACTCGGCGGACAGGGCGCGAACCTGGGCCTCCGAGGGAACCTCACCGGTCAGGAGGAGCCAGAAAAGACCTGTGGGCTGCTCGTTAGTCTTGGTTACTCATGCGCTCTATCATGTAATTGTCAACTCACCCTCAGGAAGAGGCTCCTTGCCACCGGGAGCCTTGGGGAGGAGCTCCTGGCATTCTGGGATAGTCTTGCCACGGAAACGGATACCCTCCTCAGAGTCGAGGACGGATCCCTCCCAGACGAGGCACTTGATGCCACGGGCACCACCGTAGACCTGGTCAAGAGTGACCTTGTCAATGACCTTGGAACCGTGCTCCCTGCGGTAATCACGATCATTCTTGTCAGCTCCTGGTATTCAAGCTTTATTCGCAGTTCTGGTCGCTGTTTTGACAGGATAACTTACTTGCGCAGAGACTTGATCTCCTCGATCTTCTCTGGCAGAAGCTCGGCGAAGCGCTCCTTCAGGGTCTAGCCACGGCAAGGGAAGTGTCAGCAAGTCACGGAACATGCGAAATTGAGCCAATTCAATATTTCCTACCTGAGTCTTGGCGGAGTAGCATCGCATGCCGTTGAAAGCAGTCCTGCGGGCAGTGAACGCAGGAGCGCGGGCAGTGGCCCTGAAGGCAGAGCTGAGGCGCATAGCAGAGGCCATGGTGAATGATCTCGACTATACCGGCACAGTAGTAAAAGAAATGGTATCAGAAAACGCAGGCTAGAAACAGGTCAAAGAATTGAGGGAAATGGTCGTTGGGTACAACAGAGATGGTGAAGAGGTGAAGATGAAT is from Pyricularia oryzae 70-15 chromosome 2, whole genome shotgun sequence and encodes:
- a CDS encoding citrate synthase; protein product: MASAMRLSSAFRATARAPAFTARRTAFNGMRCYSAKTQTLKERFAELLPEKIEEIKSLRKEHGSKVIDKVTLDQVYGGARGIKCLVWEGSVLDSEEGIRFRGKTIPECQELLPKAPGGKEPLPEGLFWLLLTGEVPSEAQVRALSAEWAARSDLPKFVEELIDRCPNDLHPMAQFSMAITALEQTSSFAKAYAKGINKKEYWGYTFEDSMDLIAKLPTIAARIYQNVFKGGKVAPVQKDKDYSFNFANQLGFGNNSDFVELLRLYLTIHTDHEGGNVSAHTTHLVGSALSSPFLSLAAGMNGLAGPLHGLANQEVLNWLTEMKKSVGDDLSDKSITDYLWSTLNSGRVVPGYGHAVLRKTDPRYTAQRVFAQEKMPNDPMFKLVSQVYKIAPGVLTEHGKTKNPFPNVDAHSGVLLQYYGLTEANYYTVLFGVSRAIGVLPQLIIDRAVGAPIERPKSFSTEKWIEIAKKTAA